One window of the Epinephelus moara isolate mb chromosome 24, YSFRI_EMoa_1.0, whole genome shotgun sequence genome contains the following:
- the LOC126385593 gene encoding zinc finger protein 112-like: MCSVESLREFVNERLTAAAEEILGVFKRSIVEYEEEIDRQRRLLDIVLKPEIKLHRTELPQQHVCKEEEVVTEQQLCIEERKSSVDQEEPEPPQIKEEEEEVCSSQEGEQLVVKQETDGFMLTPADEESEQSELDTNSDHQLLACNSHVSESQDQKEDKHGDSGSTRNVELQPNERHYESESHTNNVYDSTISNMHSNIQTGGKSVTCDTCGKAFKFKSHLHNHLRLHTGEKPFSCKTCGNAVPHENPHR, translated from the exons ATGTGTTCAGTTGAGTCTCTGAGAGAGTTTGTCAACGAGcgactaactgctgctgctgaagaaatattgGGAGTTTTTAAAAGAAGCATCGTCGAGTACGAGGAAGAGATCGATCGTCAGCGCAGACTGTTGGATATCGTTTTGAAGCCTGAAATAAAGTtacacaggacag AGCTCCCACAGCAACATGtgtgtaaggaggaggaggttgtcactgagcagcagctctgtattgAGGAGAGGAAGTCCAGTGTGGACcaagaggagccagagcctccacagattaaagaggaagaggaggaagtgtgcagcagtcaggagggagagcagcttgtaGTGAAGCAGGAGACTGATGGCTTCATGTTGACTCCTGCTGATGAGGAAAGTGAGCAGAGTGAACTAGACACAAACAGTGACCATCAGCTCCTCGCTTGCAACTCACATGTATCTGAGAGCCAAGATCAGAAAGAAGACAAACATGGAGACTCAGGATCAACTAGAAATGTAGAGCTTCAACCAAATGAAAGACATTATGAAAGTGAAAGTCACACTAACAATGTATATGACTCAACAATTTCAAATATGCACAGCAATATTCAAACAGGTGGAAAATCTGTCACATGTGACACTTGTGGGAAAGCTTTCAAGTTTAAGTCCCACTTGCATAACCACCTGAGactccacacaggtgagaagccattttcttgcaaaacatgtggAAATGCTGTAccacatgagaatccacacaggtga
- the LOC126385577 gene encoding zinc finger protein 260-like isoform X4 yields the protein MCSVESLREFVNERLTAAAEEILGVFKRSIVEYEEEIDRQRRLLDIVLKPEIKLHRTELPQQHVCKEEEVVPEQQLCIEERKSSVDQEEPEPPQIKEEEEEVCSSQEGEQLVVKQETDGFMLTPADEESEHSEDQTLDFIHDDTQSAAEKESVVIIPVISSVISEATSEHQLLCHNSHVAESQDEEEYQHGDSGSTRNTELQAEKRHHESEMNSNSPHTSAVINLNTGKKPLKCDVCGKGFVYKSRLQRHLNSHTGEKPYLCKTCGKKFSEKSELKRHCRIHTGEKPYTCKTCGKRCSQKSGLNAHIRTHTGEKPYLCKTCGKRFSQTSGLESHRTIHTGERPYTCKVCGRAFGRNCYLLAHMRTHSGEKQYTCEVCGRGFGCNGHLLVHMRIHTGEKPYPCKTCGKHFRAIGNLTVHMRTHTGVKVHQLSTEVPVEVTHIQERDCLHAKHVAELSEACSIKHAKKSGE from the exons ATGTGTTCAGTTGAGTCTTTGAGAGAGTTTGTCAACGAGcgactaactgctgctgctgaagaaatattgGGAGTTTTTAAAAGAAGCATCGTCGAGTACGAGGAAGAGATCGATCGTCAGCGCAGACTGTTGGATATCGTTTTGAAGCCTGAAATAAAGTTACACAGGACAG AGCTCCCACAGCAACATGtgtgtaaggaggaggaggttgtccctgagcagcagctctgtattgAGGAGAGGAAGTCCAGTGTGGACcaagaggagccagagcctccacagattaaagaggaagaggaggaagtgtgcagcagtcaggagggagagcagcttgtaGTGAAGCAGGAGACTGATGGCTTTATGTTGACTCCTGCTGATGAGGAAAGTGAGCACAGTGAAGATCAGACTCTGGACTTCATTCATGATGACACTCAAAGTGCAGCAGAGAAAGAGTCTGTTGTCATTATACCAGTTATAAGCTCTGTGATATCAGAAGCAACCAGTGAGCACCAGCTGCTCTGTCACAACTCTCATGTAGCTGAGAGCCAAGATGAGGAAGAATACCAGCATGGAGACTCAGGATCAACTAGAAACACAGAGCTTCAAGCAGAGAAAAGACATCATGAAAGTGAAATGAACAGTAACAGTCCACACACCTCTGCTGTGATAAACTTAAATACAGgtaaaaagcctttaaaatgtgACGTATGTGGGAAAGGTTTTGTGTACAAGTCAAGATTGCAGAGACACCTGAACagccacacaggtgagaagccgtaccTTTGCAAGACCTGCGGGAAAAAATTCAGCGAGAAGTCAGAATTGAAAAGACATTgtagaatccacacaggtgagaagccgtatactTGTAAAACATGTGGGAAAAGATGCAGTCAGAAGTCAGGATTGAACGCTCATATAAgaacccacacag gtgagaagccctACCTTTGCAAGACCTGCGGGAAAAGATTCAGTCAGACGTCAGGATTGGAAAGTCACAGGacaatccacacaggtgagagaCCGTATACTTGTAAAGTATGTGGGAGAGCTTTCGGACGTAATTGTTATTTGTTAGCCCACATGAGGACTCATTCAGGGGAGAAGCAGTATACTTGTGAAGTATGTGGGAGAGGTTTCGGATGTAATGGTCACTTGTTAGTCCACATGAGGATTCACACAGGGGAGAAGCCGTATCCTTGTAAAACATGTGGGAAACACTTCAGAGCTATCGGTAACTTGACAGTCCACATGAGAACGCACACAGGTGTAAAGGTGCATCAGCTGAGCACAGAGGTTCCAGTTGAAGTCACACATATACAGGAGAGAgactgtttacatgcaaaacatgtggCAGAGCTTTCAGAGGCCTGTTCCATAAAGCATGCTAAGAAAAGTGGGGAGTGA
- the LOC126385577 gene encoding gastrula zinc finger protein XlCGF57.1-like isoform X3 codes for MCSVESLREFVNERLTAAAEEILGVFKRSIVEYEEEIDRQRRLLDIVLKPEIKLHRTELPQQHVCKEEEVVPEQQLCIEERKSSVDQEEPEPPQIKEEEEEVCSSQEGEQLVVKQETDGFMLTPADEESEHSEDQTLDFIHDDTQSAAEKESVVIIPVISSVISEATSEHQLLCHNSHVAESQDEEEYQHGDSGSTRNTELQAEKRHHESEMNSNSPHTSAVINLNTGKKPLKCDVCGKGFVYKSRLQRHLNSHTGEKPYLCKTCGKKFSEKSELKRHCRIHTGEKPYTCKTCGKRCSQKSGLNAHIRTHTGERPYLCKTCGKRFSVKSALNTHIRTHTGETPFSCKTCGKRFIQKAGLNAHIRTHTGEKPYLCKTCGKRFSVKSALNTHIRTHTGETPFSCKTCGKRFIQKSGLNTHIRTHTGETPFSCKTCGKRFIQKSGLNAHIRTHTGEKPYLCKTCGKRFSQTSGLESHRTIHTGERPYTCKVCGRAFGRNCYLLAHMRTHSGEKQYTCEVCGRGFGCNGHLLVHMRIHTGEKPYPCKTCGKHFRAIGNLTVHMRTHTEVPVEVTHIQERDCLHAKHVAELSEACSIKHAKKSGE; via the exons ATGTGTTCAGTTGAGTCTTTGAGAGAGTTTGTCAACGAGcgactaactgctgctgctgaagaaatattgGGAGTTTTTAAAAGAAGCATCGTCGAGTACGAGGAAGAGATCGATCGTCAGCGCAGACTGTTGGATATCGTTTTGAAGCCTGAAATAAAGTTACACAGGACAG AGCTCCCACAGCAACATGtgtgtaaggaggaggaggttgtccctgagcagcagctctgtattgAGGAGAGGAAGTCCAGTGTGGACcaagaggagccagagcctccacagattaaagaggaagaggaggaagtgtgcagcagtcaggagggagagcagcttgtaGTGAAGCAGGAGACTGATGGCTTTATGTTGACTCCTGCTGATGAGGAAAGTGAGCACAGTGAAGATCAGACTCTGGACTTCATTCATGATGACACTCAAAGTGCAGCAGAGAAAGAGTCTGTTGTCATTATACCAGTTATAAGCTCTGTGATATCAGAAGCAACCAGTGAGCACCAGCTGCTCTGTCACAACTCTCATGTAGCTGAGAGCCAAGATGAGGAAGAATACCAGCATGGAGACTCAGGATCAACTAGAAACACAGAGCTTCAAGCAGAGAAAAGACATCATGAAAGTGAAATGAACAGTAACAGTCCACACACCTCTGCTGTGATAAACTTAAATACAGgtaaaaagcctttaaaatgtgACGTATGTGGGAAAGGTTTTGTGTACAAGTCAAGATTGCAGAGACACCTGAACagccacacaggtgagaagccgtaccTTTGCAAGACCTGCGGGAAAAAATTCAGCGAGAAGTCAGAATTGAAAAGACATTgtagaatccacacaggtgagaagccgtatactTGTAAAACATGTGGGAAAAGATGCAGTCAGAAGTCAGGATTGAACGCTCATATAAgaacccacacaggtgagaggCCGTACCTTTGCAAGACCTGCGGGAAAAGATTCAGTGTGAAGTCAGCATTGAACACTCATATAAgaacccacacaggtgagacgCCGTTttcttgcaaaacatgtgggaaaaGATTCATTCAGAAGGCAGGATTGAACGCTCATATAAgaacccacacaggtgagaagccctACCTTTGCAAGACCTGCGGGAAAAGATTCAGTGTGAAGTCAGCATTGAACACTCATATAAgaacccacacag GTGAGACGCCGTTttcttgcaaaacatgtgggaaaagatttaTTCAGAAGTCAGGATTGAACACTCATATAAgaacccacacaggtgagacgCCGTTttcttgcaaaacatgtgggaaaaGATTCATTCAGAAGTCAGGATTGAACGCTCATATAAgaacccacacaggtgagaagccctACCTTTGCAAGACCTGCGGGAAAAGATTCAGTCAGACGTCAGGATTGGAAAGTCACAGGacaatccacacaggtgagagaCCGTATACTTGTAAAGTATGTGGGAGAGCTTTCGGACGTAATTGTTATTTGTTAGCCCACATGAGGACTCATTCAGGGGAGAAGCAGTATACTTGTGAAGTATGTGGGAGAGGTTTCGGATGTAATGGTCACTTGTTAGTCCACATGAGGATTCACACAGGGGAGAAGCCGTATCCTTGTAAAACATGTGGGAAACACTTCAGAGCTATCGGTAACTTGACAGTCCACATGAGAACGCACACAG AGGTTCCAGTTGAAGTCACACATATACAGGAGAGAgactgtttacatgcaaaacatgtggCAGAGCTTTCAGAGGCCTGTTCCATAAAGCATGCTAAGAAAAGTGGGGAGTGA
- the LOC126385577 gene encoding gastrula zinc finger protein XlCGF57.1-like isoform X1, translated as MCSVESLREFVNERLTAAAEEILGVFKRSIVEYEEEIDRQRRLLDIVLKPEIKLHRTELPQQHVCKEEEVVPEQQLCIEERKSSVDQEEPEPPQIKEEEEEVCSSQEGEQLVVKQETDGFMLTPADEESEHSEDQTLDFIHDDTQSAAEKESVVIIPVISSVISEATSEHQLLCHNSHVAESQDEEEYQHGDSGSTRNTELQAEKRHHESEMNSNSPHTSAVINLNTGKKPLKCDVCGKGFVYKSRLQRHLNSHTGEKPYLCKTCGKKFSEKSELKRHCRIHTGEKPYTCKTCGKRCSQKSGLNAHIRTHTGERPYLCKTCGKRFSVKSALNTHIRTHTGETPFSCKTCGKRFIQKAGLNAHIRTHTGEKPYLCKTCGKRFSVKSALNTHIRTHTGETPFSCKTCGKRFIQKSGLNTHIRTHTGETPFSCKTCGKRFIQKSGLNAHIRTHTGEKPYLCKTCGKRFSQTSGLESHRTIHTGERPYTCKVCGRAFGRNCYLLAHMRTHSGEKQYTCEVCGRGFGCNGHLLVHMRIHTGEKPYPCKTCGKHFRAIGNLTVHMRTHTGVKVHQLSTEVPVEVTHIQERDCLHAKHVAELSEACSIKHAKKSGE; from the exons ATGTGTTCAGTTGAGTCTTTGAGAGAGTTTGTCAACGAGcgactaactgctgctgctgaagaaatattgGGAGTTTTTAAAAGAAGCATCGTCGAGTACGAGGAAGAGATCGATCGTCAGCGCAGACTGTTGGATATCGTTTTGAAGCCTGAAATAAAGTTACACAGGACAG AGCTCCCACAGCAACATGtgtgtaaggaggaggaggttgtccctgagcagcagctctgtattgAGGAGAGGAAGTCCAGTGTGGACcaagaggagccagagcctccacagattaaagaggaagaggaggaagtgtgcagcagtcaggagggagagcagcttgtaGTGAAGCAGGAGACTGATGGCTTTATGTTGACTCCTGCTGATGAGGAAAGTGAGCACAGTGAAGATCAGACTCTGGACTTCATTCATGATGACACTCAAAGTGCAGCAGAGAAAGAGTCTGTTGTCATTATACCAGTTATAAGCTCTGTGATATCAGAAGCAACCAGTGAGCACCAGCTGCTCTGTCACAACTCTCATGTAGCTGAGAGCCAAGATGAGGAAGAATACCAGCATGGAGACTCAGGATCAACTAGAAACACAGAGCTTCAAGCAGAGAAAAGACATCATGAAAGTGAAATGAACAGTAACAGTCCACACACCTCTGCTGTGATAAACTTAAATACAGgtaaaaagcctttaaaatgtgACGTATGTGGGAAAGGTTTTGTGTACAAGTCAAGATTGCAGAGACACCTGAACagccacacaggtgagaagccgtaccTTTGCAAGACCTGCGGGAAAAAATTCAGCGAGAAGTCAGAATTGAAAAGACATTgtagaatccacacaggtgagaagccgtatactTGTAAAACATGTGGGAAAAGATGCAGTCAGAAGTCAGGATTGAACGCTCATATAAgaacccacacaggtgagaggCCGTACCTTTGCAAGACCTGCGGGAAAAGATTCAGTGTGAAGTCAGCATTGAACACTCATATAAgaacccacacaggtgagacgCCGTTttcttgcaaaacatgtgggaaaaGATTCATTCAGAAGGCAGGATTGAACGCTCATATAAgaacccacacaggtgagaagccctACCTTTGCAAGACCTGCGGGAAAAGATTCAGTGTGAAGTCAGCATTGAACACTCATATAAgaacccacacag GTGAGACGCCGTTttcttgcaaaacatgtgggaaaagatttaTTCAGAAGTCAGGATTGAACACTCATATAAgaacccacacaggtgagacgCCGTTttcttgcaaaacatgtgggaaaaGATTCATTCAGAAGTCAGGATTGAACGCTCATATAAgaacccacacaggtgagaagccctACCTTTGCAAGACCTGCGGGAAAAGATTCAGTCAGACGTCAGGATTGGAAAGTCACAGGacaatccacacaggtgagagaCCGTATACTTGTAAAGTATGTGGGAGAGCTTTCGGACGTAATTGTTATTTGTTAGCCCACATGAGGACTCATTCAGGGGAGAAGCAGTATACTTGTGAAGTATGTGGGAGAGGTTTCGGATGTAATGGTCACTTGTTAGTCCACATGAGGATTCACACAGGGGAGAAGCCGTATCCTTGTAAAACATGTGGGAAACACTTCAGAGCTATCGGTAACTTGACAGTCCACATGAGAACGCACACAGGTGTAAAGGTGCATCAGCTGAGCACAGAGGTTCCAGTTGAAGTCACACATATACAGGAGAGAgactgtttacatgcaaaacatgtggCAGAGCTTTCAGAGGCCTGTTCCATAAAGCATGCTAAGAAAAGTGGGGAGTGA
- the LOC126385577 gene encoding gastrula zinc finger protein XlCGF57.1-like isoform X2, producing the protein MCSVESLREFVNERLTAAAEEILGVFQRSIVEYEEEIDRQRRLLDIVLKPEIKLHRTELPQQHVCKEEEVVPEQQLCIEERKSSVDQEEPEPPQIKEEEEEVCSSQEGEQLVVKQETDGFMLTPADEESEHSEDQTLDFIHDDTQSAAEKESVVIIPVISSVISEATSEHQLLCHNSHVAESQDEEEYQHGDSGSTRNTELQAEKRHHESEMNSNSPHTSAVINLNTGKKPLKCDVCGKGFVYKSRLQRHLNSHTGEKPYLCKTCGKKFSEKSELKRHCRIHTGEKPYTCKTCGKRCSQKSGLNAHIRTHTGERPYLCKTCGKRFSVKSALNTHIRTHTGETPFSCKTCGKRFIQKAGLNAHIRTHTGEKPYLCKTCGKRFSVKSALNTHIRTHTGETPFSCKTCGKRFIQKSGLNTHIRTHTGETPFSCKTCGKRFIQKSGLNAHIRTHTGEKPYLCKTCGKRFSQTSGLESHRTIHTGERPYTCKVCGRAFGRNCYLLAHMRTHSGEKQYTCEVCGRGFGCNGHLLVHMRIHTGEKPYPCKTCGKHFRAIGNLTVHMRTHTGVKVHQLSTEVPVEVTHIQERDCLHAKHVAELSEACSIKHAKKSGE; encoded by the exons AGCTCCCACAGCAACATGtgtgtaaggaggaggaggttgtccctgagcagcagctctgtattgAGGAGAGGAAGTCCAGTGTGGACcaagaggagccagagcctccacagattaaagaggaagaggaggaagtgtgcagcagtcaggagggagagcagcttgtaGTGAAGCAGGAGACTGATGGCTTTATGTTGACTCCTGCTGATGAGGAAAGTGAGCACAGTGAAGATCAGACTCTGGACTTCATTCATGATGACACTCAAAGTGCAGCAGAGAAAGAGTCTGTTGTCATTATACCAGTTATAAGCTCTGTGATATCAGAAGCAACCAGTGAGCACCAGCTGCTCTGTCACAACTCTCATGTAGCTGAGAGCCAAGATGAGGAAGAATACCAGCATGGAGACTCAGGATCAACTAGAAACACAGAGCTTCAAGCAGAGAAAAGACATCATGAAAGTGAAATGAACAGTAACAGTCCACACACCTCTGCTGTGATAAACTTAAATACAGgtaaaaagcctttaaaatgtgACGTATGTGGGAAAGGTTTTGTGTACAAGTCAAGATTGCAGAGACACCTGAACagccacacaggtgagaagccgtaccTTTGCAAGACCTGCGGGAAAAAATTCAGCGAGAAGTCAGAATTGAAAAGACATTgtagaatccacacaggtgagaagccgtatactTGTAAAACATGTGGGAAAAGATGCAGTCAGAAGTCAGGATTGAACGCTCATATAAgaacccacacaggtgagaggCCGTACCTTTGCAAGACCTGCGGGAAAAGATTCAGTGTGAAGTCAGCATTGAACACTCATATAAgaacccacacaggtgagacgCCGTTttcttgcaaaacatgtgggaaaaGATTCATTCAGAAGGCAGGATTGAACGCTCATATAAgaacccacacaggtgagaagccctACCTTTGCAAGACCTGCGGGAAAAGATTCAGTGTGAAGTCAGCATTGAACACTCATATAAgaacccacacag GTGAGACGCCGTTttcttgcaaaacatgtgggaaaagatttaTTCAGAAGTCAGGATTGAACACTCATATAAgaacccacacaggtgagacgCCGTTttcttgcaaaacatgtgggaaaaGATTCATTCAGAAGTCAGGATTGAACGCTCATATAAgaacccacacaggtgagaagccctACCTTTGCAAGACCTGCGGGAAAAGATTCAGTCAGACGTCAGGATTGGAAAGTCACAGGacaatccacacaggtgagagaCCGTATACTTGTAAAGTATGTGGGAGAGCTTTCGGACGTAATTGTTATTTGTTAGCCCACATGAGGACTCATTCAGGGGAGAAGCAGTATACTTGTGAAGTATGTGGGAGAGGTTTCGGATGTAATGGTCACTTGTTAGTCCACATGAGGATTCACACAGGGGAGAAGCCGTATCCTTGTAAAACATGTGGGAAACACTTCAGAGCTATCGGTAACTTGACAGTCCACATGAGAACGCACACAGGTGTAAAGGTGCATCAGCTGAGCACAGAGGTTCCAGTTGAAGTCACACATATACAGGAGAGAgactgtttacatgcaaaacatgtggCAGAGCTTTCAGAGGCCTGTTCCATAAAGCATGCTAAGAAAAGTGGGGAGTGA
- the LOC126385922 gene encoding zinc finger protein ZFP2-like, which produces MCSVESLREFVNERLTAAAEEILGVFQRSIVEYEEEIDRQRRLLDIVLKPEIKLHRTELPQQHVCKEEEVVPEQQLCIEERKSSVDQEEPEPPEIKEEEEEVCSSQEGEQLVVKQETDGFMLTPADEESEHSEDQTLDFIHDDTQSAAEKESVFKMPVISSVISEATSEHQLLCHNSHVAESQDEEEYQHGDSGSTRNTELQAEKRHHESEMNSNSPHTSAVINLNTGKKPLKCDVCGKVFERKSKLQRHLNSHTSEKPFSCKTCGKRFSDTSALNTHIRTHTGQKPYLCKTCGKKFSEKSRLERHCRIHTGEKPFTCKVCGRGFGRNCHLLVHMRIHSGEKPYTCKVCGRGFGRNCHLLVHMRTHSGEKPYTCKTCGRHFRSNSNLTGHMRTHTGVKVHHLSTEVPVEVTHIQERDCLHAKHVAELSEA; this is translated from the exons ATGTGTTCAGTTGAGTCTTTGAGAGAGTTTGTCAACGAGcgactaactgctgctgctgaagaaatattgGGAGTTTTTCAAAGAAGCATCGTCGAGTACGAGGAAGAGATCGATCGTCAGCGCAGACTGTTGGATATCGTTTTGAAGCCTGAAATAAAGTTACACAGGACAG AGCTCCCACAGCAACATGtgtgtaaggaggaggaggttgtccctgagcagcagctctgtattgAGGAGAGGAAGTCCAGTGTGGACcaagaggagccagagcctccagagattaaagaggaagaggaggaagtgtgcagcagtcaggagggagagcagcttgtaGTGAAGCAGGAGACTGATGGCTTTATGTTGACTCCTGCTGATGAGGAAAGTGAGCACAGTGAAGATCAGACTCTGGACTTCATTCATGATGACACTCAAAGTGCAGCAGAGAAAGAGTCTGTATTCAAAATGCCAGTTATAAGCTCTGTGATATCAGAAGCAACCAGTGAGCACCAGCTGCTCTGTCACAACTCTCATGTAGCTGAGAGCCAAGATGAGGAAGAATACCAGCATGGAGACTCAGGATCAACTAGAAACACAGAGCTTCAAGCAGAGAAAAGACATCATGAAAGTGAAATGAACAGTAACAGTCCACACACCTCTGCTGTGATAAACTTAAATACAGgtaaaaagcctttaaaatgtgACGTATGTGGGAAAGTTTTTGAGCGCAAGTCAAAATTGCAGAGACACCTGAACAGCCACACAAGTGAGAAGCCGTTttcttgcaaaacatgtgggaaaaGATTCAGTGACACATCAGCATTGAACACTCATATAAGAACCCACACAGGTCAGAAGCCGTACCTTTGCAAGACCTGCGGGAAAAAATTCAGTGAGAAGTCAAGACTGGAAAGGCATTgtagaatccacacaggtgagaagccgtttACTTGTAAAGTATGTGGGAGAGGATTCGGACGTAATTGTCACCTGTTAGTCCACATGAGGATTCAttcaggtgagaagccgtatactTGTAAAGTATGTGGGAGAGGATTCGGACGTAATTGTCACCTGTTAGTCCACATGAGGACTCAttcag gtgagaagccgtatacttgcaaaacatgtgggagaCACTTCAGATCTAACAGTAACTTGACAGGCCACATGAGAACGCACACAGGTGTAAAGGTGCATCACTTGAGCACAGAGGTTCCAGTTGAAGTCACACATATACAGGAGAGAgactgtttacatgcaaaacatgtggCAGAGCTTTCAGAGGCC